A section of the Telopea speciosissima isolate NSW1024214 ecotype Mountain lineage chromosome 3, Tspe_v1, whole genome shotgun sequence genome encodes:
- the LOC122655522 gene encoding uncharacterized protein LOC122655522 isoform X2 — MCILCVIQKWSRRVATMLPWLVIPLIGLWALSQLLPPGFRFEVTSPRLACVLVLLVTLFWYEILMPQLSAWRVRRSARLKERKRFEAIEMQKLRKTATRRCRNCLNPYRDQNPGGGKFMCSYCGHISKRPVLDLPGLGLTNSGIIGDLVGKNGKMWNGKVWSENGWICGQDWLENGNWVGGSFAGKTNNWGKKGGGFFSGDDRCVAEKSSSGFVFACKLLASFFLSIKWLWRKIFRVSTAREDASLDAEHNGLLTKKGENGGNFHQSRGEKARRKAEEKRQARLEKELLEEEERKQREEVAKLVEERRRQRDEKMEAEKERGKGSAPDGEKDCKREAEKKRQERRKEKDKGSSKSNSDVDELEKRAGKEIEKKREFDKRTGFERREVQKSSESVRTQNVETGHGVKVTNMNNFSKGGAGGRYLDRMKGSILSSKGFNGSNLFGKGGYAAATVVSKTNKYNGSVDHVQATGNRREVFLNGHVADKVPDVCFQRPVVSEPQPWATPKKSWQQLFTRSSTVPSSSNVNTISRPSLKAQADVRSSHLPGQASPTHPLDNSIHFGPSLPFNISPYPSGSISSGSVSSATEPMFPLAGDAHEFMSEPELFEDPCYVPDPISLLGPVSESLDNFPLDLGSGFVADTGFERPRSLQNASIVGEINRPSPIESPISRVRVAEERQITSNHLNTSPTEMSNNMHEQGTWQMWGTPPLGQDGLGLVGGPASWLLPLSQNMSNQEEVMLLSPRKAMESPFAKDDTVLPGSCSPQKVHLGNCQNGGIFNALGPGSNDNGVWLPKTFQPLPGDGENHFPPLKPRDDISQIEVTYGSPSKLGTDHPYEPSPANHWSKDWAVNGSRESIGNSTLARPQIGGLFSSPNVQSLWSFN, encoded by the exons ATGTGTATACTCTGCGTCATACAGAAGTGGTCTCGGCGGGTTGCTACCATGCTACCGTGGTTAGTGATTCCACTTATAGGTCTATGGGCGCTGTCGCAGCTATTGCCGCCGGGTTTCAGGTTTGAGGTCACCTCCCCTCGGCTggcttgtgttttggttcttttggttaCCCTCTTCTGGTATGAGATTTTAATGCCTCAGCTATCAGCATGGCGGGTGCGCAGGAGCGCCCGACttaaagagaggaagaggtttGAAGCCATAGAGATGCAGAAGCTTCGGAAGACGGCTACCCGACGATGTCGTAACTGCTTGAACCCTTATCGGGATCAGAATCCTGGTGGTGGAAAGTTTATGTGTTCTTACTGTGGTCACATCTCTAAAAGACCGGTTCTTGACTTGCCTGGGCTGGGGCTTACTAACTCTGGTATTATAGGAGATTTAGTTGGCAAGAATGGGAAGATGTGGAACGGAAAGGTTTGGTCGGAAAATGGTTGGATTTGTGGTCAAGATTGGTTAGAGAATGGCAACTGGGTTGGTGGGTCTTTTGCAGGGAAGACAAATAATTGGGGGAAGAAGGGAGGTGGATTTTTCAGCGGTGATGATCGATGTGTGGCAGAGAAATCTTCTTCTGGTTTTGTTTTCGCCTGCAAGCTGTTAGCCTCCTTCTTTTTAAGCATAAAGTGGCTTTGGAGAAAGATTTTTAGGGTCAGCACGGCGAGGGAAGATGCTTCGCTGGATGCGGAGCATAATGGGCTGTTGACTAAGAAAGGTGAAAATGGGGGAAATTTTCATCAGAGCAGGGGAGAGAAGGCCCGCAGGAAAGCTGAAGAGAAGAGACAGGCTAGGTTAGAGAAGGAGCTtctagaggaggaggagagaaaacaGAGAGAAGAGGTTGCAAAGTTGGTGGAGGAACGTAGGAGACAGAGAGATGAGAAGATGGAGGCAGAGAAAGAGCGTGGAAAAGGATCAGCTCCTGACGGGGAAAAAGATTGTAAGAGAGAAGCTGAAAAGAAGCGccaggagagaaggaaagaaaaagacaaaggGTCTAGTAAAAGTAATTCTGATGTAGACGAGCTGGAAAAAAGGGCCGGGAAGGAAATTGAAAAGAAGCGAGAATTCGACAAGAGGACTGGGTTTGAAAGACGAGAAGTTCAAAAAAGTTCTGAAAGCGTCAGGACTCAAAATGTGGAAACTGGGCATGGTGTAAAGGTTACCAATATGAACAATTTTAGCAAGGGAGGTGCTGGAGGTAGATACCTGGATCGTATGAAAGGTTCAATACTTTCTTCTAAGGGCTTTAATGGATCCAATTTATTTGGAAAGGGTGGTTATGCTGCTGCAACTGTTGTTTCAAAAACAAACAAGTATAATGGTTCTGTAGATCATGTTCAAGCTACTGGTAATCGAAGAGAGGTATTCTTGAACGGACATGTGGCTGATAAGGTCCCTGATGTCTGTTTCCAACGTCCT GTTGTTTCAGAGCCACAGCCATGGGCAACCCCCAAAAAATCATGGCAGCAACTATTTACTCGCTCATCAACAGTTCCTTCATCGTCCAATGTGAATACAATAAGCAGACCAAGTTTGAAGGCTCAGGCAGATGTTCGAAGTTCACATTTACCTGGTCAAGCATCACCAACACATCCTTTGGATAACTCAATCCATTTTGGACCGTCATTGCCTTTCAATATTTCCCCCTATCCAAGTGGTTCAATAAGTAGTGGTTCTGTTTCTTCGGCAACTGAACCCATGTTTCCTCTTGCTGGAGATGCACATGAATTTATGTCAGAACCAGAGCTTTTTGAAGACCCATGTTATGTCCCTGATCCGATCTCCTTACTTGGACCTGTTTCTGAGTCTCTTGACAATTTCCCGTTGGACCTGGGGAGTGGGTTTGTTGCAGATACTGGATTTGAAAGGCCTCGGTCTTTGCAGAATGCTTCTATTGTTGGCGAAATTAACAGGCCATCTCCGATTGAGTCGCCTATTTCACGTGTACGGGTTGCTGAAGAAAGGCAAATCACCTCGAACCATTTGAATACTTCACCTACAGAGATGTCAAATAATATGCATGAACAGGGGACATGGCAGATGTGGGGCACACCTCCGCTTGGTCAGGATGGTCTGGGTTTGGTAGGTGGGCCAGCCAGTTGGCTTTTACCCTTGAGCCAGAACATGTCAAATCAGGAAGAGGTTATGCTTCTGTCACCCCGCAAGGCAATGGAATCACCATTTGCAAAGGATGATACTGTCCTTCCTGGCAGTTGCTCACCGCAGAAAGTTCATCTTGGTAATTGCCAGAATGGTGGGATTTTTAATGCTCTAGGTCCTGGATCAAACGATAACGGTGTGTGGTTGCCAAAAACTTTCCAGCCATTGCCAGGTGATGGTGAAAATCATTTCCCTCCACTGAAACCTCGTGATGATATTTCTCAAATTGAGGTGACTTATGGTAGTCCAAGCAAATTGGGAACCGACCATCCTTATGAACCGTCTCCAGCCAATCATTGGTCCAA GGATTGGGCTGTAAATGGTTCGAGGGAAAGCATTGGAAACTCAACCTTGGCAAGGCCTCAGATTGGAGGTTTATTTTCCAGCCCAAATGTACAGTCACTTTGGTCATTTAATTGA
- the LOC122655522 gene encoding uncharacterized protein LOC122655522 isoform X1: MCILCVIQKWSRRVATMLPWLVIPLIGLWALSQLLPPGFRFEVTSPRLACVLVLLVTLFWYEILMPQLSAWRVRRSARLKERKRFEAIEMQKLRKTATRRCRNCLNPYRDQNPGGGKFMCSYCGHISKRPVLDLPGLGLTNSGIIGDLVGKNGKMWNGKVWSENGWICGQDWLENGNWVGGSFAGKTNNWGKKGGGFFSGDDRCVAEKSSSGFVFACKLLASFFLSIKWLWRKIFRVSTAREDASLDAEHNGLLTKKGENGGNFHQSRGEKARRKAEEKRQARLEKELLEEEERKQREEVAKLVEERRRQRDEKMEAEKERGKGSAPDGEKDCKREAEKKRQERRKEKDKGSSKSNSDVDELEKRAGKEIEKKREFDKRTGFERREVQKSSESVRTQNVETGHGVKVTNMNNFSKGGAGGRYLDRMKGSILSSKGFNGSNLFGKGGYAAATVVSKTNKYNGSVDHVQATGNRREVFLNGHVADKVPDVCFQRPVVSEPQPWATPKKSWQQLFTRSSTVPSSSNVNTISRPSLKAQADVRSSHLPGQASPTHPLDNSIHFGPSLPFNISPYPSGSISSGSVSSATEPMFPLAGDAHEFMSEPELFEDPCYVPDPISLLGPVSESLDNFPLDLGSGFVADTGFERPRSLQNASIVGEINRPSPIESPISRVRVAEERQITSNHLNTSPTEMSNNMHEQGTWQMWGTPPLGQDGLGLVGGPASWLLPLSQNMSNQEEVMLLSPRKAMESPFAKDDTVLPGSCSPQKVHLGNCQNGGIFNALGPGSNDNGVWLPKTFQPLPGDGENHFPPLKPRDDISQIEVTYGSPSKLGTDHPYEPSPANHWSKRDWAVNGSRESIGNSTLARPQIGGLFSSPNVQSLWSFN; this comes from the exons ATGTGTATACTCTGCGTCATACAGAAGTGGTCTCGGCGGGTTGCTACCATGCTACCGTGGTTAGTGATTCCACTTATAGGTCTATGGGCGCTGTCGCAGCTATTGCCGCCGGGTTTCAGGTTTGAGGTCACCTCCCCTCGGCTggcttgtgttttggttcttttggttaCCCTCTTCTGGTATGAGATTTTAATGCCTCAGCTATCAGCATGGCGGGTGCGCAGGAGCGCCCGACttaaagagaggaagaggtttGAAGCCATAGAGATGCAGAAGCTTCGGAAGACGGCTACCCGACGATGTCGTAACTGCTTGAACCCTTATCGGGATCAGAATCCTGGTGGTGGAAAGTTTATGTGTTCTTACTGTGGTCACATCTCTAAAAGACCGGTTCTTGACTTGCCTGGGCTGGGGCTTACTAACTCTGGTATTATAGGAGATTTAGTTGGCAAGAATGGGAAGATGTGGAACGGAAAGGTTTGGTCGGAAAATGGTTGGATTTGTGGTCAAGATTGGTTAGAGAATGGCAACTGGGTTGGTGGGTCTTTTGCAGGGAAGACAAATAATTGGGGGAAGAAGGGAGGTGGATTTTTCAGCGGTGATGATCGATGTGTGGCAGAGAAATCTTCTTCTGGTTTTGTTTTCGCCTGCAAGCTGTTAGCCTCCTTCTTTTTAAGCATAAAGTGGCTTTGGAGAAAGATTTTTAGGGTCAGCACGGCGAGGGAAGATGCTTCGCTGGATGCGGAGCATAATGGGCTGTTGACTAAGAAAGGTGAAAATGGGGGAAATTTTCATCAGAGCAGGGGAGAGAAGGCCCGCAGGAAAGCTGAAGAGAAGAGACAGGCTAGGTTAGAGAAGGAGCTtctagaggaggaggagagaaaacaGAGAGAAGAGGTTGCAAAGTTGGTGGAGGAACGTAGGAGACAGAGAGATGAGAAGATGGAGGCAGAGAAAGAGCGTGGAAAAGGATCAGCTCCTGACGGGGAAAAAGATTGTAAGAGAGAAGCTGAAAAGAAGCGccaggagagaaggaaagaaaaagacaaaggGTCTAGTAAAAGTAATTCTGATGTAGACGAGCTGGAAAAAAGGGCCGGGAAGGAAATTGAAAAGAAGCGAGAATTCGACAAGAGGACTGGGTTTGAAAGACGAGAAGTTCAAAAAAGTTCTGAAAGCGTCAGGACTCAAAATGTGGAAACTGGGCATGGTGTAAAGGTTACCAATATGAACAATTTTAGCAAGGGAGGTGCTGGAGGTAGATACCTGGATCGTATGAAAGGTTCAATACTTTCTTCTAAGGGCTTTAATGGATCCAATTTATTTGGAAAGGGTGGTTATGCTGCTGCAACTGTTGTTTCAAAAACAAACAAGTATAATGGTTCTGTAGATCATGTTCAAGCTACTGGTAATCGAAGAGAGGTATTCTTGAACGGACATGTGGCTGATAAGGTCCCTGATGTCTGTTTCCAACGTCCT GTTGTTTCAGAGCCACAGCCATGGGCAACCCCCAAAAAATCATGGCAGCAACTATTTACTCGCTCATCAACAGTTCCTTCATCGTCCAATGTGAATACAATAAGCAGACCAAGTTTGAAGGCTCAGGCAGATGTTCGAAGTTCACATTTACCTGGTCAAGCATCACCAACACATCCTTTGGATAACTCAATCCATTTTGGACCGTCATTGCCTTTCAATATTTCCCCCTATCCAAGTGGTTCAATAAGTAGTGGTTCTGTTTCTTCGGCAACTGAACCCATGTTTCCTCTTGCTGGAGATGCACATGAATTTATGTCAGAACCAGAGCTTTTTGAAGACCCATGTTATGTCCCTGATCCGATCTCCTTACTTGGACCTGTTTCTGAGTCTCTTGACAATTTCCCGTTGGACCTGGGGAGTGGGTTTGTTGCAGATACTGGATTTGAAAGGCCTCGGTCTTTGCAGAATGCTTCTATTGTTGGCGAAATTAACAGGCCATCTCCGATTGAGTCGCCTATTTCACGTGTACGGGTTGCTGAAGAAAGGCAAATCACCTCGAACCATTTGAATACTTCACCTACAGAGATGTCAAATAATATGCATGAACAGGGGACATGGCAGATGTGGGGCACACCTCCGCTTGGTCAGGATGGTCTGGGTTTGGTAGGTGGGCCAGCCAGTTGGCTTTTACCCTTGAGCCAGAACATGTCAAATCAGGAAGAGGTTATGCTTCTGTCACCCCGCAAGGCAATGGAATCACCATTTGCAAAGGATGATACTGTCCTTCCTGGCAGTTGCTCACCGCAGAAAGTTCATCTTGGTAATTGCCAGAATGGTGGGATTTTTAATGCTCTAGGTCCTGGATCAAACGATAACGGTGTGTGGTTGCCAAAAACTTTCCAGCCATTGCCAGGTGATGGTGAAAATCATTTCCCTCCACTGAAACCTCGTGATGATATTTCTCAAATTGAGGTGACTTATGGTAGTCCAAGCAAATTGGGAACCGACCATCCTTATGAACCGTCTCCAGCCAATCATTGGTCCAA AAGGGATTGGGCTGTAAATGGTTCGAGGGAAAGCATTGGAAACTCAACCTTGGCAAGGCCTCAGATTGGAGGTTTATTTTCCAGCCCAAATGTACAGTCACTTTGGTCATTTAATTGA